A single region of the Coregonus clupeaformis isolate EN_2021a unplaced genomic scaffold, ASM2061545v1 scaf0007, whole genome shotgun sequence genome encodes:
- the tmem30b gene encoding cell cycle control protein 50B encodes MMKEELETANRPDNTAFTQQRLPAWQPMLSAGIVIPGFVLIGLAFIGIGVALFIASQNITVLERDYTGVETVSDCYKCSNPSVKNCTCKLDFSLSNLFEGPVFFYYGLSNYFQSQRAYGASKDEYQLSGDLDYFKTPNSACSPYQYDANNNPIVPCGSLANSMFNDTFKLYQMVNGTKKLVPFDGKGIAWWTDYNIKYRNPSVTPLKNAFNGTVKPPFWSKPAYELDTSDPSNNGFVNQDFLVWMRRAALPDFRKLYRRITEGDYASGLPAGNYSLEIAYNYPVLSFGGRKKVVFSNVSWMGGKNQFLGIAYLVVGSLCVVMSMVMLIVYAKFKFPEDDK; translated from the exons ATGATGAAAGAAGAGCTAGAAACGGCCAACCGGCCAGACAACACAGCCTTCACACAGCAGAGGCTCCCTGCTTGGCAGCCCATGCTGTCGGCTGGTATCGTCATCCCTGGGTTTGTGCTCATCGGCCTGGCATTCATTGGCATAGGTGTTGCCCTCTTCATCGCCTCCCAGAACATCACAGTGCTGGAG AGGGATTACACCGGAGTAGAGACCGTCTCGGACTGCTACAAGTGCTCTAACCCCAGCGTCAAGAACTGTACGTGCAAACTGGATTTCTCCCTCTCCAATCTGTTTGAG GGTCCTGTGTTTTTCTACTATGGTCTGTCCAACTACTTTCAGAGCCAACGTGCATATGGGGCTTCAAAAGATGAATACCAGCTCTCAGGAGATCTTGACTACTTCAAG ACACCTAATTCTGCATGCTCTCCCTATCAGTATGATGCCAACAACAACCCAATTGTGCCCTGTGGATCATTAGCAAACAGCATGTTCAATG ACACCTTTAAGCTCTATCAGATGGTCAATGGGACCAAGAAGCTTGTTCCCTTTGATGGAAAAGGAATAGCATGGTGGACTGACTACAACATCAAATACAGGAACCCATCTGTTACCCCTCTAAAGAACGCATTCAATG GTACTGTGAAGCCACCCTTTTGGTCCAAGCCGGCCTATGAGCTGGACACCTCTGACCCATCCAACAACGGCTTTGTGAACCAGGACTTCCTGGTGTGGATGAGAAGGGCTGCCCTGCCAGACTTCAGGAAGCTGTATCGACGAATCACAGAGGGCGACTACGCCAGTGGCCTACCTGCAGGGAACTACTCCCTTGAAATCGCCTACA ACTATCCCGTGTTGAGCTTTGGCGGGAGGAAGAAGGTGGTCTTCAGCAACGTGTCCTGGATGGGCGGAAAGAACCAGTTCTTGGGCATCGCATACCTGGTGGTTGGATCTCTGTGTGTTGTCATGTCGATGGTCATGCTCATTGTGTATGCCAAGTTCAAGTTCCCTGAGGATGATAAATGA